TGGTAGAACCAGACACACTGGGAGAGGCGCCAGAAAGGGAGAGGTGCTGGACGACAACGGCTGGACGGGGCTCGACGATGGAGGGCGAAGGGGTATTTAAAGAACTTCCATAGAGGAGAAAGACGCCGCATTTGCAGAGTTGAGTGGTTTAGCCTTCCTTCTCCTTTAGGTTCTTTAAATTTCGTGGGTGGCTAGCTACAGAGATCAATGCAGTCAATTATTGCTAGAGTTTTGCAGTTTTGGTGTGTTTCAGAGGGGAGGGGGCACGAATGATAttaggagaagatgaagaacagattaattttttatttttttgatatgttTTGCTTTGCTTCAGAGAGGGGATGAATGATTAGGGGAATTGGAGAATACCAAGAAcgattgatttttgtttttttatatgttttttttttgttgtttaaattaattgaaactataaaattagaattaattgaattctaaaatttgattaatttaaaaggatatttttgtctaatcaaataaaataagaatgtttaagactttttataaaattaaataaaaaatatatttttatttttatttaattaaagggTATATATGTAAAAGtggtgatataatatatatttaaaaaagaaaaaattaaatgttgatGTGGAAAATAAATTCCACGTGACTTGTTACTACTTGTCCATATTTTAAACGTATTGGTACGTATGAATTTATCATCGTACCATAGCAAACaccttaaattatttatttggaaCTCAGATTCTATGCTCttgtaagaattaaaatatttttagtctttttttagtgtcttcttttttatttgcttGATAATCTTCAATTGCCAATTATAAAATTGCAGAAATGATGCATACGACACATCAATGGCAACATGAATTTGATTCACAAATATTTAGTAATAATTCACTCtatgtttttgttattttgcttcttaaaaattttaataatttaattacttcCAATTTAGTGTTTCAATAACTCTCTTTCATTCTTTGTATATTGAAGAATTACTACTCAATTACTATCATGAAATAATTTACATATCTGATTTATTACTTCTCCACTTTTGCCCattttcttgaattttatgattatgctttaattttatacATTACTATTTTGGTTCAGTTTAAGCGCTGCGCGAGGATGTGATTTGTTGTCATTTAGTTAAGGGTTACATTTCTAGTAGAATGGATGTTAAAACTTTCGACGGTATGTACTTCTCTCTATCTCTTTCTTTTTGTGTTCGCTTTCTTGCTCGAAAATTTGTGGTGACGGTGAAAATGTAATCTAAATTTTGATAATGACAATGTTTGATGATGAAAACCAAGCACAGGAAAATAGCTTCATATATGTGAgtgttatttcttctttttacagcttcaatttgaaaattataGCTTAAATCTTTCAAATCGCTACATGCTTAGTTATACTCGCTTCTGCTTTTGCTCGATATAAGTAGGAATTTTgcttttcttctattttaaaattgatttaatatcattttaaaaatcGATTACGTATTTTAAACAATAATTCAagaaagtcaccaaaaaaaaaacaataattcaaaaaatagggTAAAATCACATGAGTATGGAGTAGCTTACCATTTTCACTATCTCATTTTTGTTTATCATGCCATATATATAGTGTTTACATCAAGGAGTAGAAGAGTATCAAGAAAGTTCACTTTtgttaaaagtataattaatataataaagttcatcaattaattattaacttgagttgataataataattactagtCTCTATGTTCCTGTCACAAatgtatgtattttttattaacaaagtGGTTAATTTttcgtatcataaaattcatcgataatagaatttgtgtcaaatttttcagaaattttctttttaatataattaaaagacaattagcaagaaattcatcttttattttgtttctgagTTATTCTTCACAACATTTATAGTTGAAATAGATCTCTCAAttgtagtaattgtattgaaacatagagaattaataccaaataaatcaaaaaagacactcacaagaagaaaaaaaaatctacttgatgagatttgaaaaattttgtttaatttaaaaatattagtaataatatatttttagatttttttaatattgttacttattttttaaatattaaaaattattaatatttaagttaaattagaattttatttatattaaactaaatactaaataaaatttttaaaaaattaaatcatacttaataacttattactattaatctttttttaaaaaagttgcCCTATGTCTGTCCCTGCATATATGTCAACTTTGGTTAATAGTTTGCccatattttgtaatttaacgGCTGGTGGAGTGGAGCATTTGGATATAGACTATGAATTGGAATCTTAGTTGCTTCAGAATTTTCCAATGTTCTGGTGCCATCTTTTACTTAAAAAGCAAAATTTGATTCTatgatttgaaattatttttgctCATGCTCCAACATTTGGTTTAGTTTCTATAATTGTTTGTGCCAAATTGATTCAAtgcttttcatattttttatgatgtttttcaAATTGATTCAATGATATTATGAATCTCTGACCTTTGAGTATCAATCAATAGAGAAGCTATTGTCTACAGCAACTGGCACCTCAGCAAAGGTGACATCTTATGcctttttctctcattttttccGGTAAATAACTTCACGGTATTAAGCAACACATGGAAAAACGGGTAATAACCATCGAAAACTGTATTTGGTGGATTAAACCATCAATTATGACGAACCGaaagaaattattattattatgatttgtCCTCTTTATGAGCCGTAATAtagttcaattttgaaaaaaaggaaaatacatTCCTATGACAGAAGCAAATCGGGAAAGGGAATAGGGTTGATTCAGCTTAAATAAATACTGAATTGGCAACAAGGAGAGAGATCTTGGAAGATCTGTAATGGGAAAAGGAAATGGAATAGTAGGCAGAATATTGAATGGACTTGGATGATAGTGGCCTACATGTAttccttattcttctttttcttgaatgGACCCTTTTTTTGGTTGcatcctttctttcttcatcgTGTAGGTACACTAAAATGGATACATACATGCTTGACAAAATTACCTGAGGTGAGTGACATTAGATAAGTTAGTGGCACTGGCGGCGAATTGGCGAAATAGCCCGAGAGAACAACTGCAATTCTCCCAGAGGGAATCTCCTCCACATGAAAGCTTACTGGGAAATATCCTGCGAATAGACTTTCTAACTGCTATTAAACTAATCAATGTTCCttttttgtgtgtttctgtttcattttaaattttgttccttTTACTTCATCTTCCTCTCAAAAGGCATTACTATGTTATACAACTGATTTCATAAAACTGCTTTGTGCTATGGTTtctgcttttatttatttatttattagtggTTTTGTCCGCAATAATATTAtaggaatataaattttttgaaactaCATTGGTTTTGTTTTGATATTATAGActataacagaaattaaaaaaattatataatcaaactacttttacaaaaaaaatcatatgaaaaaaaagtttctatcaattaaattatatgtaataaatatttaaaaaaaataaaaatatagattaaaaagataagtagtaaaaatttaaaactaaataaaaaatatgcacataataatattttttatttaaagagtaaagtatactttttatccgaattatattgttttattaattttattttttgtagaacaaaaatataaaaaaaaaagaatgagagagaaaagagagagaaccATCAAGAAAAAGGAGACAGAGGGTTTATTAAGTTTGGAGAAaagattttattataattgtaaTGAAAGAATATTTTGCAACACATTTTGATTTatcaaattagtaatataaaatataaactataaGTTATATACAGAATGGGAAGGGTAAATAAGAGGATGGAAGaagggagtttattaattttgaaaaaaatatttattttaattttaatgagtgttatgtaatatattttagttgttaaattagtaatataatatagttatattttaattttaattttatctttaatttaattttaaatacaatTAGAGAATATCATATTGcacattttgattgtcaaatttgtaattagtcattgataatgatatataaaagagataaaataggtataagaataagagagatagaATGGGTGCAAAAATGAGAGAgatagaaaaaagagagagagggagaagaggagaaaattttttaattttggaaaaaaaaattgattttaattgcaATGAAAGAGTAAAAtgtggtatattttgattgtaaGATTAGTAATACataatatagttatattttaattttaattttgatattttaatttaattttaattataattagtgaATATTATGTTGTacattttgattgtcaaatttgtaattaatcattcataatgatatataaaagaaataatgtgggtataaaaataagagagataGAGCAGGTAAGGAATGAGAGTAGaactagaaagagagagaggaggagatgagaaaattttttaattttaaaaagaaagatttaattttaattgtaataaaaaaaagtgacatataatacattttaattataaaattagtaagatataataaatattatacgAGATGGTATTACTTCTCAATTCCCTAAAATTACTTATAACAAGTCAACAATGCATTAGAGACGCTTGGCCCAACTTATccaaaatttattatatgtgGGACTTTGAGTTGAAAGCTTCAGAATGAGTGCAATCACATTTTCAATCATTTTCCGTTGAAAACtccaaaattataataatagatTAGATTATTGCGATgattaatgattgaatgaaaattaattattttaatttaaatgttGAAAATAATTAAGTTTGGATAATAAAGTTGGAGTGTCggagcaaaaaataaaaatattggaaCAAATTTTTAGAATGAAACTCATACAAGAGGCTAAGAAATTAAGACAGATTTGTTTTAAAACTAATTGCAAAAGGAGAAAATTTTTGGCCTCCAAATCctatttatcattatttaactaagcaatttattttgtatattcatattttaagtaGTAAAAATAACACTAATTAAATGGTTTAAATACATTTTAGATATTAACATAGTTTAGGCAAATAAATAGTAAATTTGACTGATTAATGTTTATTATAATGCTTGTATTTTGGTTAGTTTAGtaagacaaatttttttataagaattattacttttaatttttaacactaaaattttaatcaaaaaaatatttaatgcaacaaaacgaTAGTAAAAACTGTCCTTTTAAACGATAAAAAAATGTCACTTTTACTCGGTAAAAACGACAGTTTCAAATGCCgttttaatcaataaaaaatttactgtTAGAGTAAAAATGGGAGTTCAAAAATGTCgttttaactaactaaaaatatcattttaaccTAGTAAAAACAACGATTTTAAATACATTTTAACTAACCAAAACGCCACTTTGTCAGGGTAAAAAATGGTGGTTCAAAAATATCGTTTTTCATTTTAACCAACCAAAAACGTCATTTTTACCTTGGAAATGACGATGATGGTTTTAACCACCGTTTTAAATAATCAGAAAATTAACTTGACAATaataaactcaaaaaattaacaatcatCCAAAATACCATCAACTCAAAACAAATCCTAAATTACACCTTACTTAacctaatattatttaatttttaattacactaaattaatataacaaatCCTAATCACAGACTTCATTAAAAGTTTTagtcaataatttaataaaatacctaacaaaatcctaaacaaaaaatctaaaaaatacaaaaactataAGAAAATTACGTCTGATGGTAGATGCAAAATGGTGGAAGCGTGGTGGTGACTGGAGGCAGTAGTGAAACCTACAGTAGTGGAGTTAGGATTTAGTAACATAACAaataaccaaaagaaaaaatagaaaacaaccTTACCTTAGCGCGATGGACCTCAGCCACGGTGATGGCGATAACCTCCGATTGATGGCAAGGGACACCAACAGCGGTGGCACAATGGAGGCTCCATGGAGATTCCAGTAGCAGTAATAACGACGATCTACGATGACAATGTTGTTTACCGATGGTGGCGACAACTCTAGGTGGTGGTGGCGCATCCTTTACTGTCGGATTTATCAATAGAAAAATCTGACGGTAAAGTGTTCGTCATTGCCTAAATGATGTGTTTTGCTAAATCTTATTCACAGTAAATTTGGCGCTAAATTTAGCGATGAAATTTTAAATTCGACGATAACTTATTCGAGAGACAAATTTTTATTCTATCCGTCGGAAAATCTGCCACTAAATTCGATGGTAACGTTCATTACTAAATTCGATGGTACttagcattttttttataacgaaaaagaaaaaagaaggtaAGGATTTCGgtgagttttttttaattatgaaagaaaaaattttggaatAATAGTTGATTATAATTAGCTGATACTCTAATTGATTATTACTTAACTAGCATAATTGTTTTGagatttatcttttattttcaacgCTTTTAAAAATGGTTTTCTCAAATATAAACTTAAGTCCTTTATAAAATCAAGATATGTATTTTGATGTCGTAAATCCAAAaacttgattattttttaaacttacttcaaatgtaaaaaaaaaattccaagcTCAATTCATCTCATTCTTGTTCGTTTTCTGGCCATTTCAATTAAGATATTCACTTTCATTACTAaaaaactagttattacagacAGATATTTCTGACGGATTTTATTCTACGGAAATACAGAAAAAATTTCAGAAGAATTTTttgtcgaaaaacaaaaaaaatggattagcataaattacagacagaaaagaGAATCCGTCTATAATTccattgaaaaaattaatttttttccgtAAAAAATAGTTACAGAagaaaaattcgtctgtaattaaatagacaaaatgctgcgttttattaaattattacaaacaaaaatccgtctgaaatttaaattttccgTCAGAAATATTAGATTAACCCTAGCTCAGATCTTACCCTCTCTCGATCCATTCACACTCCACACAAGTTTAGCAGGAGCTTCTTCCTCTCTCCATCCACACTCTCTCCATTGCTCCGTCCCGCTCTCCCCATCGCAGGAACTTCTTTCACCACCGCCGCTCTCCCATCGCTCCGTCCACGAAGAAGCTCCATCGCTTACGAGCTTCATTTTCCTGCTTCTGTTTGAGCTGTGTTTCAGTCCCCTCCATTTAGATCTGCGCTTCTGAATTTTAGATCGCGTTCCGGTaatctctatttctctttttttctgtaTTCTCTCTTCGAGTTCTTCATTCACTTGCCCTCACTGCACATTCTTCTCGTCTCACGATCTGATCTCATGGCTCCTAACACTGTTACAGATTTTGTTTTCTTGTCAGATTCAATTTGAGACAATAATCACTTCCGTCATTTAAAAGATCGAATGCAGACATGGTAATCCTTTTGTTTCCTCACAATCCCGCACTTCGATATTTATTTTAGGCTTCTCTTCAGCTACAATTTTGATATGTGCATGTAATTTGAATCTGTGATACATTTACTTGGGCTTCGTGTTGTGTAATTGTACACACTTGCCTTATAATTGAGATCTATTCATGGTGAGGTTTGTATTTGAATGTTCTTCAAGATTACTGTTGGATCTTCTGATTTAGCTTATGATACCCAGTGttatttctctttctcctcaaaTTTAGCTATGATAGGTTGCTGTAAATTCTATTTCGTACAAAATTGGTGATGAATTAGATTATATGCAAGTTACTTTCCCATTGAGCGTAGCCAAAATTGTGAGGTTGGGGCAGTGCTGGATTCCTTTGCAAAATGATGCATTTAACTGGGTTGGGGAATACTTCagtctttctttctatttgctTGAATTATCTTATACAACTTTGAATTTatgttctaaattttttttacctaTATAGGTTGTACTTGCTGCATCCATTGTGGGCAAATCTGGTAAAGGTGAGACGTCTTGAATTGATGCTCAGTTAAATGGTGCCTAAATCAAAATGGATTAGAAATTGCTGTTGCACTGACAAGGGCTTCTTTCTTTTGGATGCAATTCTGGTTTCTAGGCAGTTTATTGATAATGTTGCGCAGATATGTGTACTAGAGGTATATTGTATTCGCATCTAGTTGTAATTGCTTTGCCTAGTTCAATTTATGTATccttatttatcttaaattttctctcctttattaattatttagtagTTCTGTGAAGATAGTTTACCTCTCCAAATTTATGTGAAGACAGAAAGTTATGAGAAGATAGCTTACCTCTCCAAATTTTTGGATATGAATTGTAGCATTTCTCAAGGTGATAAACTCTTTTCTTGTTAAATGTGTATGGATTTGTCTCTTTTCATCATTATCCGTATATATATTGCCAACTTCTCTTCGTATCCCTCACTCACTTACTATATCCCTCGCTTC
This portion of the Arachis duranensis cultivar V14167 chromosome 6, aradu.V14167.gnm2.J7QH, whole genome shotgun sequence genome encodes:
- the LOC107472378 gene encoding uncharacterized protein LOC107472378 isoform X3, with the translated sequence MQTWLYLLHPLWANLVKGFFLLDAILVSRQFIDNVAQICVLEFCEDSLPLQIYVKTESYEKIAYLSKFLDMNCSISQDEYPFPLPIQFSLYDYDYYYYFSRNSNEHPPLECWAHEFSIQDMECYPSLPFYETLSIEPISTIKGEN